The Natronosporangium hydrolyticum nucleotide sequence CGTTCCCGGCCGCCGCCACAGTGGAGCTGGGCAAGCCGCAGCTGCGGGAGAACCTGCGCAACGCCACCCACACCATCCGGGACAAACGGCTGCGGCTGGTGGCCGAGCGGGACGACTGGGAAGAGCTCCGGGCCAGCGGCGCCCGGATCAAAGACGGCGTGCTGGCCCGGCTGCCGGAGCTACTCGACCAGTTCACCGAGGCGGCGACCGCCGCCGGTGCGGTGGTCCACCGCGCCGCCGACGCCGAGCAGGCCTGCGCGATCGTCACCGACCTGGTCCGCGCCACCGGCGAGACCGAGGTGTTGAAGGTCAAGTCGATGGCGACCCAGGAGATCGCGCTCAACGAAGCCCTGACGGCGGCCGGGATCGAGCCGGTCGAGACCGACCTGGCCGAGCTGATCGTGCAGCTAGCCGGGGACACCCCTTCACACATTCTGGTGCCGGCGATCCACTACAACCGGGCGCAGATCCGGGACATCTTCGCCCGGCAGATGCCCGGGGTGGATCTGAGCACCCTCACCGACGACCCGCCCGCGCTCGCCGAAGCGGCCCGCCGGCACCTGCGGCAGAAGTTCCTGACCGCCCGGGTGGCGGTCTCCGGGGCCAACTTCGCGGTCGCCGAGACCGGCAGCCTGGTGGTGGTGGAGTCGGAGGGCAACGGCCGGATGTGCCTGACCCTCCCGGAGACGTTGATCTCGGTGGTGGGGATCGAGAAGCTGGTGCCGAACTTCCAGGACCTGGCGGTCTTCCTGGAGCTGCTGCCGCGCTCCTCGACCGGCGAGCGGATGAACCCGTACACCACGGTCTGGAGCGGGGTGACCCCGGGCGACGGGCCGCAACAGGTGCACATCGTGCTGCTGGACAACGGTCGCAGCGCGGTCCGCGACGACCCGGTGGGGCGGCAGGCGCTGCGCTGCATCCGCTGCTCGGCCTGCCTCAACGTGTGCCCGGTCTATGAGCGGGTGGGCGGCCACGCCTACGGCTCGGTCTACCCGGGCCCGATCGGGGCGATCCTCTCCCCGCAGCTCACCGGCCAGGCCGCGGGCGCCAACCGGACGCTGCCGTACGCCTCGACGCTCTGCGGCGCCTGCTTCGACGCCTGCCCGGTGCGGATCAACATCCCGGAGTTGCTGATCCATCTGCGGCAGACCGGGCCCAAGCCGGCCGGTGAGCGGGCGGCGATGCGGGCGGCGGCGCAGGTGATGCGCAGTCCTCGGCGCTACCGGTCGGCGCTGCGCTCGCTGCGCTGGGCGGCGGCGCCGCTGCGCTGGACCAACCGGCGCGGCCGGCTGCGTCGGCTGCCGTGGCCGCTCTCCGGGTGGACCGCCAGCCGCGACGCGCCGCTGCCGCCGGGCGCCTCGTTCCGGCAGTGGTGGGCGGACCGGTGAGCGGCGCCGAGGGTGGCGGCGAGGCCGGCGACGCGGCGACCGGCCGACCCGTGGCCGACGCTTCGGCCGATGAGCAGCTGGAACTGCTCACTGACCGGCTGGTGGACTACCGCGCCACGGTAGGCCGGTGCGACCGGGCGGGCCTGCCGGATGCGTTGGCGGCGGTGCTCGCCGAGTCGACCCGGGTGGTGGTGCCGGCTGACCTGCCCGCCGGCTGGCTCACCAGCCACCCCGGCGAGGTGATCCGCGACCAGGCTGAGCAGCCGCTGGCGCTGCCGGACCTGGACGCGGCGGGGGTCAGGGTGGTCACCGGGGCGGCGGTGGCGATCGCCGAGACCGGCACGATCATCCTCGACGCCGGGGACCACCAGGGCCGGCGGGCGTTGACGCTGGTGCCCGATCATCATGTCTGCGTGGTCTTTGCCGACCAGGTGGTCGGGTCGGTGCCGGCGGCGCTGCGCCGGCTGCCGGACCCTCGCCGGCCGCTCACCCTGATCTCGGGGCCGTCGGCGACCAGCGACATCGAGCTGCAGCGGGTGGAGGGGGTGCACGGGCCGCGCCGGCTGGCGGTGCTGCTGGTCGTCGAGCCGCCGGAGGGCGGCGGCGTCGTCAGGTAGCATGTGCCGCATAGGCGACGACCCGGCCATCACCGGCGAGCCTCCGGAAGAACCGGCCCGGCCCTCGCCGAGCCGCAGTAGAACCGGACGGGATCGGCCCGTCACAGCCGGCCAACGAGCGGTCCACCGCCCCGGCGGTGGTCAAGCGAGGTGGTACCGCGGGCAGCGGCGGCTGCTCGTCCTCGCGCACTGATGTTCATCACGTGCTGTGAGGAGACGACGGTGTACGAGCCGCTTGAGCCTGGTGTCGACCTTCCTGCCATGGAGCAGGAGGTCCTGGCGTGGTGGCGGGCGCAGGATGTCTTCCAGCGCAGCCTGACCCAGAGCGCGGACGGGCCCAGGTGGATTTTCTACGAGGGTCCGCCGACGGCGAACGGTGTGCCCGGTATCCACCACGTCGAGGCGCGGGCGTTCAAGGACGCCTTCCCCCGCTACCGGACGATGAAGGGGTACCACGTCCCGCGCCGCGCCGGTTGGGACTGCCACGGTCTGCCGGTGGAGCTGGAGGTCGAGAAGGCGCTCGGGCTGAGCAGCAAGCAGGAGATCGAAGCGTTCGGTATCGCCGAGTTCAACCGGCGGTGCCGAGAGTCGGTTCTTACCTATGTGGACTCATGGGTGCGGATGAGCGAGCGGATGGGTTACTGGGTCGACTTCGACCGCGCCTACCGCACCATGGACGCCACCTACGTGGAGAGCTTGTGGTGGGCGCTCAAGCAGATCCACGACCAGGGGCTGCTGGTCGAGGACCACCGGGTCGCGCCCTACTGTCCCCGCTGCCAGACCGCCCTGTCCAGTCACGAACTGGGCCAGCCCGGGGCTTACCAGGACATCGTCAGCCCGTCGGCCTATGTGCGGTTTCCGGTCACCGAGGGGGCGTGGGCCGACCAGGCAGCGGATCTGCTGGTGTGGACCACCACCCCGTGGACCCTGGTCAGCAACACCGCGGTCGCGGTGCACCCGGACGTGACCTACGTGCTGGCCCGCCACGACGACCACGAGCGCGCCCTGATCGTCGCCGAACCGCTGCTCGCGGCGGCGCTCGGCGACGGGTGGCGGGCGGTGGATCAGCGCCCGGGCCGGGAGCTGACCGGGCTGCGCTACGCCCGCCCGTTCGAGCTGATCGACGTCCCGGCGGCCCACTACGTGGTCGGCGCCGACTTCGTGACCACCGAGGACGGGACCGGCCTGGTCCACTTGGCGCCCGCCTTCGGCGCGGACGACCTCGCGGTGGGGCGCAGCCACAACCTGCCGGTGGTCAACCCGGTCGGCCCCGACGGCAAATTCGTCGAGCAGGTGCCGTTGGTCGGCGGGATGCTGTTCAAGGAGGCGGATCAGCCGCTCCTGGCCGACCTGCGCGAACGCGGCCTGCTGTTCCGGGAGGCGGCCTACCCGCACGCCTACCCGCACTGCTGGCGGTGCGGCCACGCCCTGCTGTATTACGCCATGCCCTCGTGGTATATCCGGACCACCGCGATCAAGGATCAGCTGATCGCCGAGAACGAGCGCACCAACTGGCACCCCGGCAGCATCCAGCACGGCCGGTACGGCGACTGGCTCAGCAACAACGTGGACTGGGCGCTCTCCCGGCGGCGGTACTGGGGGACCCCGCTGCCGATCTGGCGATGCGGCAACGACCATGTCACCTGCGTCGGCTCGCTGGCCGAGCTCGGCAGCCTGACCGGCCACGACCTGTCCGACCTCGACCCGCACCGCCCGTTCGTCGACGAAATCAGCTTCGCCTGCCCGACCTGCGGGGAGACCGCCCAGCGGGTGCAGGACGTGATCGATGTCTGGTTCGACTCCGGCGCGATGCCGTTCGCGCAGCTAGGTGCCCCGCTGCGGAACGCCGACGAGTTCGCCGAGAGCTACCCGGCGCAGTTCATCTGCGAAGCGATCGACCAGACCCGCGGCTGGTTCTACACCCTGATGGCGGTCGGCACGCTGCTCTACGGCCGCAGCTCCTACGAGAACGTGGTCTGCGTCGGGCTGCTGCTCGATGCCGAGGGGCGCAAGATGAGCAAGCGCCTCGGTAACATCCTGGAACCGATCCCGCTGATGGACCGGCACGGCGCCGACGCGGTGCGCTGGTTCATGCTGGCCGCCGGGTCGCCGTGGAACGACCGCCGGATCGGGCACGAAGCCCTCTCCGAAATCGTCCGCAAGGTGCTACTGACCTTTTGGAACACCGCGGCATTCCAGACCTTGTACGGCCGGACCGCGGGCTGGACTCCGCAGGCCGAGCGGCCGCCGGTGTCCCAGCGGCCGGTGCTGGACCGTTGGCTCTGCTCCGAACTGGCCGCGCTGGTCGACGAGGTGGACGCGGCGATGGCGGCGTTCGACAGTCAGCGGGCCGCCCGGCAGCTCGCGGAGTTCATCGACCACCTCTCCAACTGGTATGTCCGGCGTTCCCGCCGCCGGTTCTGGGACGGCGACCCGGCCGCGCTGGCCACGCTCCACGACTGTCTCGATACGGTGACCCGGCTGCTGGCCCCGCTCACGCCGTTCATCGCCGATCGGGTCTGGCGGGCGCTGGTCGCCCCCACCGACCCGGACGCTGCCGAGTCGGTGCACCTGGCGCGGTGGCCGCAGTCGCGACCCGGCGATGTCGACCCGCAGCTGTCGAGGCAGATGCGGCTGGTGCGACAACTGGTGGAGGTCGGCCGTACCGCCCGGGCGGCGTCCGGGGTCAAGGTCCGGCAGCCGCTGTCCCGTGCCCTGATCATCGCGCCGGGCTGGGCGGAGCTCCCCACCGAGCTGCGCGCGGAGATCGCCGACGAGCTCAACGTCACCGCGTTGGAGACGCTCGACGACGCCGCCACCGTCGTAGACATCACGGTGCGCCCGCAGTTCCGGGCGATCGGCAAGCGGTTCGGCAACCGGACCCAGCCGGTCGCCGCGGCGGTCCGGGCCGCGGATCCAGCCGCGGTCGCCGCCGCGCTCCAGGCCACCGGCAAGGTGACCATCACCTGCGAGGGTGAGGAGCTGACGCTGGGGCCGGACGAGATCGACGTCAACCGGAGCCCGCGGTCTGGCTGGTTCGTGGCTACCGAAGACAACCTGACCGTCGCCCTCGACCTGGAGATCACACCGGAGCTGCGCCGGGCGGGGGTCGCCCGGGACGTGATCCGGCTGGTCCAGCAGGCGCGCAAGGACACCGGCCTGCAGATCACCGACCGGATCCGGCTGCGCTGGTCAGCGTCGGGTGAGACCGCCGCATCCATCCGCGAACACCAGGACCGGATCCAGGCTGAGGTGCTCGCCGTGACCTGCACCGAAGCGGCGGACCCGGCGGCCGCGCCCGCGACGGTCACCGACGAGCAATTGGGGATCGAGGTCTGGATCGAGCCGACCGACCAAGGTTAGTGCACCATGAGTAGGTGCTGACGTGGATCCGGGAGACCACCCAAGGGTTGCCCCGTCGCTTCTGGTACTTGTGGACCGGCAACCTGATCAACCGGTCCGGCGCCTTCGTCACCATCCTGCTCGCGTTCTATCTCAGCCGCGACCGGGGGTTCGACTCGGCGTACGTGGGTCTCGTGGTCGGCCTGATCGCCGCGGGCGGGGCGGTCGGTGTGGTCATCGGCGGGCAGTTGGCCGACCGCTGGGGCCGCCGCCGGTCGTTGCTGTTGGCCCAGTCCCTCGCGGGGGTCATGTTGCTGGCGATGGGCTGGAGCCACCAGCCGTGGCTGATCCTGGTGGTGGGCGTACTGCTCGGCTGCTCGCAGAGCATGGCACGCCCGGTGTACGGCGCGATGATGGTCGACATTGTGCCGCCGGTGGACCGGATCCGGGCGTTCACGTTGAACTACTGGGCCAACAACCTGGCCTTCACGTTCGCGTCGATCGTCGGCGGGCTGGTCCTCGACGTCAACTACCTGCTGATCTTCGTGGTGAACGCGGCGGCCGTGGCGGCTACCGCGTTGTTGATCTTTAAATTGGTGCCGGAGACCCGGCCGGACCCGCCGCAGCCGGTCGCCGAGACCGGTACGGATGATCCGTCGCCCCGGCGCGAGAATCCGTACGTCGACTGGGTGTTCCTCGGCGTATGCGGGTTGGTCTTTCTCAACACGATGATCTTCATGCAGTATCAGATCACGTTACCGCTGGCGATGGTCGAGGACGGGCTCGATGCCAGCACGTACGGCATGGTGATCGCCGTCAACGCGGTGATGATCGTGTTCGGCCAGTTGTTCGTGCCCAGGTTGGTGCGGAGCTGGCAACGCTCGACGCTGCTCGCCGTCTCGGCGGTGATCGCCGGGACCGGTTTCGGGCTCACCGCCTTCGCCAGCGAAATCTGGTTCTACGCGGTGACCGTGGTGATCTGGACTATCGGTGAGATGCTGCAGTCGCCAGCGAACGCCACCATGATCGGCAACCTCTCCCCGGCCGCCGCTCGCGGGCGCTACCAGGGGATGTTTTCACTGACTATCTCGGCTGCTACCTTTCTCGCCGCGGTGGTGGGCGGCGCCGTCATGGGCTACTTCGGCGGCACCGCGGTCTGGGTCAGCTGTTTCGTCCTCGGGCTGGTCATCGCCGCGCTGCAACTGGCGATCGGCCCGGTCCGGGAGCGGCGGATCCGGGAGATCACGGCGGCCCACCCCGCGCCGGCGCAGCGGTGAGTTAAGGCGATCGCCCTCGGCGCCGGCCTGCGATAGGCTGCTCCGAGCCGAGGGTACGGTCCTAGACCCGTTCCTGTGCAGACCCGTTCTTGTGCGATGGAGTGACAACCGATGGTGGAGAGCGCGGCTAGCGTCCCGGACCGGCCGGCGTTGGACGGCCTCGACAACAAGTGGTCAGCGCAGTGGGAGCGCAGCGGCGTCTACCACTTCCAGGCTCCGGGCGACCGCGCCGCGGTGTTCTCGATCGACACGCCGCCGCCGACGGTCAGCGGCTCACTGCATGTGGGTCACGTCTTCTCCTACACCCACACCGACATTGTCGCCCGGTTCCAGCGGATGCTCGGCATGCGGGTGTTCTATCCGATGGGCTGGGACGACAACGGTCTACCGACCGAGCGCCGGGTGCAGAACTACTTCAACGTCCGATGTGACCCGTCCCGGCCGTACGACCCGGACTTCGATCCGTCGGCGGCGGCAGGGAGCAAGCGGGCCGTCGAGGTTTCCCGGCGCAACTTCATCGAGCTTTGCCAACAGCTGACCGCCGAGGACGAGCAGGCCTTCGAACAGCTCTGGCGCCGGCTGGGCCTATCGGTGGACTGGCGCCTGACATACACCACCATCGGCCCGCACGCACAGCGGATCTCTCAACTGGCGTTCCTGCGGCTGATCCAGCGCGGTGAGGCGTACCACTCGGAGGCGCCGACGCTGTGGGATGTCGGCTTCCGCACGGCGGTCGCACAGGCCGAGTTGGAGGACCGCGAGCATGCCGGGGCCTGGCACCGGATCGCCTTCCACCAGCCGGACGGCGGCCGGGTCATGGTGGAGACGACCCGACCCGAGCTGCTGCCGGCATGTGTCGCGCTGATCGCCCACCCCGACGACGAACGCTACAAATCATTGTTCGGGTCGGCGGTCACTGTGCCGGTCTTTGGACTGTCGGTCCCGGTGCTGCCGCACCCGGCCGCCGAGCCCGACCGGGGCGCCGGGATCGCGATGTGCTGCACCTTCGGTGACCTGACCGATGTCCAGTGGTGGCGCGAGCTGGGGCTGGCGACCCGGACGATCGTGGGCCGGGACGGTCGGCTGCTGGCCGATCCGCCGTCGGGGCTGGATAACCCGGCCGGCCGTAGGGCCTACGCCGAGCTGGCCGGCGCGACCGTCGCCACCGCCCGGGAACGGGTGGTCGCGATGCTGCGCGACGCTGGCGATCTGGACGGCGAGCCGCGTCCGACGGTCCGGCCGGTCAAGTTCTACGAAAAGGGTGACAAGCCGCTTGAGATCGTGTCGAGCCGGCAGTGGTTCATCCGTTCGTTGGCCCATCAGGAGGCGCTGCTGCGGCGAGGTGCGCAGCTGCGCTGGTTCCCCCCGTACATGCAGGCCCGCTACGACGACTGGGTGCGCGGGCTCAACAGCGACTGGCTGATCAGCCGGCAACGCTTCTTCGGAGTGCCGCTGCCGTTGTGGTACCAACTGGATGAGGCGGGCGAGCCGCGATACGACCAGCCGATCCTGGCCGACGAGTCGACGCTGCCGGTCGACCCCTCCGCGGACCCGCCGCCGGGTTACCCCGCCGACCAGCGCGGGCAGCCCGGCGGGTTCATCGGCGATCCTGACGTCATGGACACCTGGGCCACCTCGTCGCTGACCCCACAGATCGTCTGTGGCTGGGAGTCGGACCCGGAGCGTTACGCCCAGACCTTTCCGATGGATCTGCGGCCACAGGCTCACGACATCATCCGCACCTGGCTGTTCGCCACGGTGCTCCGTGCCGAGCTGGACCCGGGCACGCTGCCCTGGCACAACACGGTGCTCTCCGGCTGGATCCTCGACCCGGACCGGAAGAAGATGAGCAAGTCAAAGGGTAACGTGCTGACCCCCATGGGGTTGCTCGACGAGTTCGGCGCCGACGCGGTGCGCTACTGGGCGGCCAACGGTCGCCCCGGTACCGACACCGCGTTCGACAAGGGCCAGATGAAGGTGGGCCGCCGACTCGCCACCAAACTGCTCAACATCAGCAAATTCGTGCTGGGGCTGCCCGCGCCGGCCGGCGACGCCGCGATCACCGAGGCGCTGGACCGCTCGATGCTGGCGAACCTGGACGAGGTGATCCGGCAGGCGAGTGCGGCGCTGCACCGGTTCGACCACACCGCCGCGCTGGAGCAGACCGAGCGGTTCTTCTGGTTCTTCTGCGACGACTACGTCGAGCTGGTCAAGGCACGCGCCTACGGCGAGCAGGCCGGTCCGGCTACCGAATCCGCCCGGATGGCCCTGCGGACGGCGTTGTCGGTGTTGCTGCGGCTGTTCGCGCCGTTCCTGCCGTACGCCACCGAAGAGGCGTGGTCGTGGTGGCACGACGATTCTGTCCACACTAGTCGTTGGCCGGAGCCGACCGCAGCCGCTGCCGACGGCGCCGTCGTCACGCTGGCCAGCAGCGTCATCCGGGCGATCCGCAAGGCCAAGAGCGACGCCAAGCAGTCGATGCGGGCGCCGGTCGAGCTGGTGCGGGTGGTCGCGCCCGAGGACCAGCTCGCGGCGGTGGATTCGATCGACCGGGACCTGCGCGCCGCCGGCAACGTGACCGACCTGGTCCTGGAGCCGGGGTCCGAGCTGCTGGTAGAGGTTTCGCTGCCGGCCTAGCCGGCGGCCACCGCCGCCCTTCGTCGCCTAGCTCGGCGGCTCGTCCTCCCCGGCGGCCTCGGCGGCGTCACCCTCCGCTTTGGTGGCGTGCACAGTATCCGGGGCGTGCTCCGGCGGGCCGTAGACGGTGTAGAGCACCAGCGGGTTCGGGCCGGTGTTGCGGAAGTTGTGCCGGGTGCCGGCCGGCACCGCGACCAGCACCCCCGGCTCGACCGGCCGGGTCTCACCGGCGACGATCGCCTCGCCGGTGCCGCTGGTGAAGGTGAGGATCTGATCGGTGTCGTCGTGCACCTCCTCACCGATCTCCCCGCCCGGTGGGATGGTCATGATGACCAACTGGGCGAACTTGCCGGTCCACAGGACTCGTCGAAAGTCGGCGCTCTGTTCCGCCACGGTGGCGATCGTGAAGTGCTCCATACGCCCTAGGGTAGATCAGCCGAACGGCCTATGCCGAGGCCGGACCGGTCGCGTCTGCCGGCTTCTTCTCGCCCCGGACACGTGGTGTTCACCGACTCGGTAGGGGTGGGTCACCTTCGGTCGTGAGCATGCCTCACGTGGAGGTGCGGGTAACCGGGGTGGCGAAGGCGTACGGCGGGGTGGCTGCGCTGCACCCGCTGGACGTCGCCATTGGCGACGGCGAGTTCGTGAGTCTGCTCGGTCCGTCCGGCTGCGGGAAATCCACGCTGCTGCGCTGCCTGGCCGGCCTGGAGACCCCGGAACAGGGCCGGATCGCGTTCGGGGAGCGGGTGGTCTTCGACGCCGCGGCTGGGATCGCGGTGCCGGCCCGCGGCCGGCGGCTCGGCATGGTCTTCCAGGATCTAGCGCTGTGGCCGCATCTGACGGTGGCGGAGAACGTCGCCTTTCCGCTGCGGGTCCGGCGCAGGCGCGACCGCGGCGGGCGATCGGCTACGCAGGCAGCGCAGGCGGCGCTGGCCCGGGTCCGGCTGGAGCCGCTGGCGCACCGCTACCCGCACCAGCTATCCGGCGGCCAGCAGCAGCGGGTGGCGTTCGCGCGGGCGGTGGTGGCCGAACCGGAGCTGCTGCTGATGGACGAGCCGCTGTCGGCGCTCGACGCGGCGCTGCGGCAGGAACTCCGCGCCGAGCTGGCCGAGCTGACCCGCAGCCTGGCGCTGACCACTGTCTACGTCACCCACGACCAGGAGGAGGCGATGTCGATGTCCGACCGGATCCTGCTGATGTCGCAGGGGCGGCTCCGGCAGGGCAGCAGCCCGGAGGTGCTGTACCGGTCGCCGGCCGACGACTTCGTCGCCCGGTTCGTCGGCCGGTTCAACCCGTTACCCGACGGCGGCACGCCCAACGGCGGCCTCACCGCCGGCACTGTCCGTGGCGTCCGGCCCGAACACGTACGGCTGGCCGGGCAGCCCGGCGACATCCGGGTCCCGGCCCGGGTGGCCGGGTACGCGTACCTGGGTGGGCGGTATGAGCTGCGGTGCGTCCTCGACGACCAGAGCGCCTCCTCCCCGTGGATCGCCTACCACCCGGCCGCCCCGGCGCCGGGTAGCCAGCTCGACCTGTTCGTGGCCCCCGACGACGTGATCGTCACCGCCGCCTGACCCCCTGGCAACGACGAGAGGAAACATCGTGTCCATCCGCAGAACCACGCTGGCCACCCGCAGCGCGCTCGCCGCCGTCCTACTGGCCACGGCGACCGCCTGCAGCGTCGACGCGGACGCCGACCCCGGCGCCGGGCCCGGCAACGGCGACGGTTGGCAGCCGGCGGGCGAGCTCACCGGCTCGCTGGTGCTCTACTCGGCGAACCCGCAGGACGCCACCGACGACCTGATCGCGGTCTTCGAGGAGCGCACCGGCGTCACCGTCGAGAAGTACGGCGACCAGTCCGGGCAGCTCGTGGCCCGGCTCGACGCCGAGTGGGACAACCCGCAGGCCGACCTGGTCTACCTCGCGTCCTGGTCGCCGGCGGCGCGGTACGCCGCCGAAGGGCGACTGGTCACACTGGAGACCGACCACCTCGACGAGGTGCACGACGGCTGGGCGGCGCCCGGCGGTGAGTTCGTCGGCCGCGACGGGTCGGCGTTGACCCTGGTGGTCAACACGGATGTCGCCCCGCACACCCCGGCCGACTGGGCCGACCTCGCCAGCGGCGACTGGCAGGGCCAGGTGACCATGCCGGACCCGCGCGAGTCCGGCACCGCCCGGGATCTGATCGCCGCGATGGTGATCGCCTGGGGCGAGGACGAGACCTGGGCGCTGTTCGACGACCTGTTCGACAACGGCCTGCACGTCGCCGGTGCCAACGGTCCGGCGTTGGACAATGTGGTCAGCGGATCGTACGCGGCGGTGCTCGGCGGCGTCGACTACCTCGCCTACGCCGCTGTCGAGCGCGGCGAGCCGCTCGCGGTGGTAGCGCCGGACAGCGGCACCACCGTCTCGCCGCGGCCGCTGTTCATCCCGGCGGGCGCCGGCAATCCGGCGGCGGCCCAGGCGTTCGTGGACTTCATGCTCTCCCCCGAGGGGCAGGCGATCTCGGTCGACCACAAGCTGCTGCCCGCCCGCGCCGACACCGCGGTGGCGCCGGACATGGTCGGCTACGACGAGGTGACCCAGCTGGAGTTCAGCTTCGACGAGGTCGGCGAGCGCGGCGGTGACCTGCTGGCCGAGTTCGTCGCCCGCTACCTCGACTGAGGTGCGTCCCACCCGACGCAGGCCGAGCGGCACCGGCACTGGCTCCGCCGTCGGCGCGCTAGCGGCCCTCGGGGTCCTGGTGGCCGCGCCGCTGGCGATGCTGCTGTGGCGAGCGGTCGCCGGCCACCAGGGCTCTCCGGGGGCGCTCGACGCCTTGGCCGAGCCGGAGAACATCCGGACCGTCGCGAACACCGTCCTGCTCGGGGTGCTGGTGATCGCGGTCGCCACGGTCTTCGCCGGCCCGTTGGCGTTCCTGATGGCGTGGACCTCGCTGCGGCGGCACCGCTGGCTCGATGTGGTGGTGATGCTGCCGTTCATGACCCCGCCCTACGTCAGCGCGCTGGCGTGGATGGACTTCACCCGGCCCCGCGGCACCGCTGAGCAGTGGCTGGGCCCGCTGGGCGCGGCGATGCAGGCCGTGTTCGCCACCCCGCTGGGAATGGCGATCGTGATGGCGTCGGAGGTGTACCCGTTCCTGTATCTGTTGCTACGCAACAACCTCGCCCGGCTCGGTGCGAGCATGGACGAGGCGGCGGCGGTGCACGGCGCGAGCCGGTGGCAGCGGGGCACCCGGATTCTGTTGCCGCTGCTGGCCGGCGGGTACTCGATCGGGGCGCTGGTGGTCTTCGTCCGGGCCGCCGGGGAGTTCGGCACGCCGGTCACCCTCGGCAACCAGATCGGCTTCCACGTGCTGGTCAGTCGGATCTACCAGGACATCACCATCGACCCGT carries:
- a CDS encoding lactate utilization protein B, which encodes MSGHGDGHIVAHRPFPAAATVELGKPQLRENLRNATHTIRDKRLRLVAERDDWEELRASGARIKDGVLARLPELLDQFTEAATAAGAVVHRAADAEQACAIVTDLVRATGETEVLKVKSMATQEIALNEALTAAGIEPVETDLAELIVQLAGDTPSHILVPAIHYNRAQIRDIFARQMPGVDLSTLTDDPPALAEAARRHLRQKFLTARVAVSGANFAVAETGSLVVVESEGNGRMCLTLPETLISVVGIEKLVPNFQDLAVFLELLPRSSTGERMNPYTTVWSGVTPGDGPQQVHIVLLDNGRSAVRDDPVGRQALRCIRCSACLNVCPVYERVGGHAYGSVYPGPIGAILSPQLTGQAAGANRTLPYASTLCGACFDACPVRINIPELLIHLRQTGPKPAGERAAMRAAAQVMRSPRRYRSALRSLRWAAAPLRWTNRRGRLRRLPWPLSGWTASRDAPLPPGASFRQWWADR
- a CDS encoding LutC/YkgG family protein encodes the protein MSGAEGGGEAGDAATGRPVADASADEQLELLTDRLVDYRATVGRCDRAGLPDALAAVLAESTRVVVPADLPAGWLTSHPGEVIRDQAEQPLALPDLDAAGVRVVTGAAVAIAETGTIILDAGDHQGRRALTLVPDHHVCVVFADQVVGSVPAALRRLPDPRRPLTLISGPSATSDIELQRVEGVHGPRRLAVLLVVEPPEGGGVVR
- the ileS gene encoding isoleucine--tRNA ligase; the protein is MYEPLEPGVDLPAMEQEVLAWWRAQDVFQRSLTQSADGPRWIFYEGPPTANGVPGIHHVEARAFKDAFPRYRTMKGYHVPRRAGWDCHGLPVELEVEKALGLSSKQEIEAFGIAEFNRRCRESVLTYVDSWVRMSERMGYWVDFDRAYRTMDATYVESLWWALKQIHDQGLLVEDHRVAPYCPRCQTALSSHELGQPGAYQDIVSPSAYVRFPVTEGAWADQAADLLVWTTTPWTLVSNTAVAVHPDVTYVLARHDDHERALIVAEPLLAAALGDGWRAVDQRPGRELTGLRYARPFELIDVPAAHYVVGADFVTTEDGTGLVHLAPAFGADDLAVGRSHNLPVVNPVGPDGKFVEQVPLVGGMLFKEADQPLLADLRERGLLFREAAYPHAYPHCWRCGHALLYYAMPSWYIRTTAIKDQLIAENERTNWHPGSIQHGRYGDWLSNNVDWALSRRRYWGTPLPIWRCGNDHVTCVGSLAELGSLTGHDLSDLDPHRPFVDEISFACPTCGETAQRVQDVIDVWFDSGAMPFAQLGAPLRNADEFAESYPAQFICEAIDQTRGWFYTLMAVGTLLYGRSSYENVVCVGLLLDAEGRKMSKRLGNILEPIPLMDRHGADAVRWFMLAAGSPWNDRRIGHEALSEIVRKVLLTFWNTAAFQTLYGRTAGWTPQAERPPVSQRPVLDRWLCSELAALVDEVDAAMAAFDSQRAARQLAEFIDHLSNWYVRRSRRRFWDGDPAALATLHDCLDTVTRLLAPLTPFIADRVWRALVAPTDPDAAESVHLARWPQSRPGDVDPQLSRQMRLVRQLVEVGRTARAASGVKVRQPLSRALIIAPGWAELPTELRAEIADELNVTALETLDDAATVVDITVRPQFRAIGKRFGNRTQPVAAAVRAADPAAVAAALQATGKVTITCEGEELTLGPDEIDVNRSPRSGWFVATEDNLTVALDLEITPELRRAGVARDVIRLVQQARKDTGLQITDRIRLRWSASGETAASIREHQDRIQAEVLAVTCTEAADPAAAPATVTDEQLGIEVWIEPTDQG
- a CDS encoding MDR family MFS transporter, with translation MLTWIRETTQGLPRRFWYLWTGNLINRSGAFVTILLAFYLSRDRGFDSAYVGLVVGLIAAGGAVGVVIGGQLADRWGRRRSLLLAQSLAGVMLLAMGWSHQPWLILVVGVLLGCSQSMARPVYGAMMVDIVPPVDRIRAFTLNYWANNLAFTFASIVGGLVLDVNYLLIFVVNAAAVAATALLIFKLVPETRPDPPQPVAETGTDDPSPRRENPYVDWVFLGVCGLVFLNTMIFMQYQITLPLAMVEDGLDASTYGMVIAVNAVMIVFGQLFVPRLVRSWQRSTLLAVSAVIAGTGFGLTAFASEIWFYAVTVVIWTIGEMLQSPANATMIGNLSPAAARGRYQGMFSLTISAATFLAAVVGGAVMGYFGGTAVWVSCFVLGLVIAALQLAIGPVRERRIREITAAHPAPAQR
- the valS gene encoding valine--tRNA ligase, translated to MVESAASVPDRPALDGLDNKWSAQWERSGVYHFQAPGDRAAVFSIDTPPPTVSGSLHVGHVFSYTHTDIVARFQRMLGMRVFYPMGWDDNGLPTERRVQNYFNVRCDPSRPYDPDFDPSAAAGSKRAVEVSRRNFIELCQQLTAEDEQAFEQLWRRLGLSVDWRLTYTTIGPHAQRISQLAFLRLIQRGEAYHSEAPTLWDVGFRTAVAQAELEDREHAGAWHRIAFHQPDGGRVMVETTRPELLPACVALIAHPDDERYKSLFGSAVTVPVFGLSVPVLPHPAAEPDRGAGIAMCCTFGDLTDVQWWRELGLATRTIVGRDGRLLADPPSGLDNPAGRRAYAELAGATVATARERVVAMLRDAGDLDGEPRPTVRPVKFYEKGDKPLEIVSSRQWFIRSLAHQEALLRRGAQLRWFPPYMQARYDDWVRGLNSDWLISRQRFFGVPLPLWYQLDEAGEPRYDQPILADESTLPVDPSADPPPGYPADQRGQPGGFIGDPDVMDTWATSSLTPQIVCGWESDPERYAQTFPMDLRPQAHDIIRTWLFATVLRAELDPGTLPWHNTVLSGWILDPDRKKMSKSKGNVLTPMGLLDEFGADAVRYWAANGRPGTDTAFDKGQMKVGRRLATKLLNISKFVLGLPAPAGDAAITEALDRSMLANLDEVIRQASAALHRFDHTAALEQTERFFWFFCDDYVELVKARAYGEQAGPATESARMALRTALSVLLRLFAPFLPYATEEAWSWWHDDSVHTSRWPEPTAAAADGAVVTLASSVIRAIRKAKSDAKQSMRAPVELVRVVAPEDQLAAVDSIDRDLRAAGNVTDLVLEPGSELLVEVSLPA
- a CDS encoding cupin domain-containing protein, which translates into the protein MEHFTIATVAEQSADFRRVLWTGKFAQLVIMTIPPGGEIGEEVHDDTDQILTFTSGTGEAIVAGETRPVEPGVLVAVPAGTRHNFRNTGPNPLVLYTVYGPPEHAPDTVHATKAEGDAAEAAGEDEPPS